The genomic segment ACCGGTCTGCGCCGCACGCTCGATGCCGTGCGGGCCTCCGCCCTGCCCGTCGAGCGGGTGCTGCTCGACCACCTCAACGAGACCACCGTCAAGGAGGCCAAGGCCAGCGGCGCCTGGCTCGGCTTCTCCGTCTACCCGGACACCAAGATGGACGAGGAGCGCATGGTCGCCGTCCTCCAGGAGTTCGGCCCGGAGAAGGTGCTGGTCAACTCCGCCGCCGACTGGGGAAGAAGCGACCCCCTCAAGACCCGCAAGGTCGGCGACGCCCTGCTCGACGCCGGGTTCGACGAGGACGACGTCGACCTGGTGCTGTGGCGCAACCCGGTCGCCTTCTACGGACTGAGCGGCCGCCTCGCCCTCGACGTCACCGCGACGGACACCACGCACGAGGGCAACAGCATCCTGCGCGGCGGGGAGTGACCGATGCGCTTCCGCCACCCCGACGGCTCCACCGTCCACCTCGCCTACTGCACCAACGTGCACCCGGCCGAGACCCTCGACGGTGTCCTCGCCCAACTGCGCGACCACTGCGAGCCCGTACGCCGTCGCCTCGGCCGCGACCGCCTCGGCATCGGCCTGTGGCTGGCCAAGGACGCCGCCGCGGCCCTGGTGACCGACCCGTCCGCCCTGCGCGGCCTGCGCACCGAACTCGACCGGCGCGGCCTCGAGGTCGTCACCCTCAACGGCTTCCCCTATCAGGGCTTCGGCGCCGAGGAGGTCAAGTACCGCGTCTACCGGCCCGACTGGGCCGACCCCGAACGACTCGACCACACCACCTCCCTCGCCCGCGTCCTCGCCGGGCTCCTCCCCGACGACGTCACCGAGGGCACCATCTCGACCCTGCCCCTGGCCTGGCGCACCGCCTACGACGACACTCGCGCCGCCCGGTCCCGCACGGCCCTGCGCACCCTCGCCGAACGCCTCGACGCCGTGGCCGAGCTGACCGGCCGCTCCATCCGCGTCGGCCTGGAACCCGAACCCGGCTGCACGGTCGAGACCACCGCCGACGCCATCGGCCCCCTGACCGACATCGGCCACGACCGCATCGGCATCTGCGTGGACACCTGCCACCTCGCCACCTCCTTCGAAGACCCGCACACCGCCCTGGACGCGCTCACCCGAGCCCGCGTCCCCGTCGTCAAATCCCAGCTCTCGGCCGCCCTGCACGCCGAACACCCCCACCTCCCCGAGGTCCGCGAAGCCCTCGCCGCCTTCGACGAGCCCCGCTTCCTGCACCAGACCCGCACCTCCACCGCCGCCGGCCTGCGCGGCACGGACGACCTCGGCGAGGCCCTCACGGGCGACGCCCTGCCCGACGCCTCTCCCTGGCGCGCCCACTTCCACGTCCCGCTCCACGCGGCCCC from the Streptomyces sp. NBC_00310 genome contains:
- the eboE gene encoding metabolite traffic protein EboE — encoded protein: MRFRHPDGSTVHLAYCTNVHPAETLDGVLAQLRDHCEPVRRRLGRDRLGIGLWLAKDAAAALVTDPSALRGLRTELDRRGLEVVTLNGFPYQGFGAEEVKYRVYRPDWADPERLDHTTSLARVLAGLLPDDVTEGTISTLPLAWRTAYDDTRAARSRTALRTLAERLDAVAELTGRSIRVGLEPEPGCTVETTADAIGPLTDIGHDRIGICVDTCHLATSFEDPHTALDALTRARVPVVKSQLSAALHAEHPHLPEVREALAAFDEPRFLHQTRTSTAAGLRGTDDLGEALTGDALPDASPWRAHFHVPLHAAPAAPLTSTLPVLKAALTHLVGGAQPLTRHLEVETYTWQALPAELRPSTRAQLADGIAAELALARDLLTDLGLKELP